AACCTCCCTCCTTCAGGATATTTTTGAGCTGACCTCTGACATGATTTAAAGTGGATTTACCTCTCTTAAATTCCTCCAACATCACATCCAGCTTGGTGTCATTGAACACGCAGTGCATGGGATGCTTGTAAAACTGAGTAATTGTTTTCAGTGGAGTGCAGTCGTCAGGATCCACAAAGGCCAAGTCTTTGACAAACAGGATGTCCACGATGTTGGATCTCTCGTTCTCGTAGACCGGGATCCGAGTGAAGCCACTCTGCATCACATCAGACATGGTGCAGAAATCCAGCACGGCATCTGAGGACAGCATGTAGCAGTCAGACAGTGGGGTCAGCACGTCCTCCACGGTCTTGGTCCTCAGTTCCAGGGCTCCCTGGATAATGTTGAGCTCCTCTTTGACCAGGTCGTGGTATGGGTCTGTGACGCGCAGCATGGCCACCAGCTTCTCCCTAGTGTAAAAGCTGCTGATCTCTTGGTGTAGCATGATGTCTAAAATTTTGGAGACTGGGTAGGCGATAGGGAAAAACACCAGCATCAGGAGGCGGGTCGCGCAGAGGGTCTTGGAGGCGATGGCCAGACTGTGCCTGGACGCCACAGAGTGAGGTAAGATCTCGCCAATAAAGAATATCCCCAAAGTACAAGAGGCAGTTGACAGAGCAGTCATCCCTAAAATCTGGCACATCCAGACCACAAAGCATGTATTAGTAAGCACATTGCCCAGTACTACAGTGCAAAGGATGTAGTTTCCATGTTTACGCACAGACTCAATTTTCCGTGCATATTTCTGTTCCTTGTCTGTGCCACTGTTCTGCAGGACCCGGAGCTCCACAGGGTCAAGGGCCAGCATGCTGATGTTCAGACCGCTGCAGAGTGCTGACAACCCCAAAAGCAGCACAGAGACCCCCGCTTGAAGCCAAACATCTGCCTCTGGAGGTCTCTCCACAACTGCCAACCAGAAGTCTCTGGTGCTGAAATGCTCCCATTTCACTCCATCAAAAGCGCACATGGAGTAGTATTTGATCACCTCTCCTCTGCGCAAGTCTTTGGCAAGCAGCTCCACCAAAACTGAGTTGTGACTTGAGGTGGATTTGAAAGAGCCCAGCAGCTCGATGTCAGAGCTCCGGGCATTCTCCTCTTCACATGGATTCCCCCTGGACCGAAGCCGCCTGTCTGTGTCCCCGCTGTCCCCTCCTGTTTCCTCTATGAACGCGATCCATGGGGCTGCGGGGGCGGCGTCAGGTCTGCCGCTGATGTTCAGGTTGTTGGGATGCTCCGTAGCTGGAGATACGGAGTAGTAAACCCTCAGCATGAAGCGGGTCCCCTCGGTCGCCCTAAGTATGCCGTCCTGCACGGACAACTCTCCGCTCTGTGTGTCCTCTGGCCGGACGCCGAGCAGCGCTGCTGTCGGGGccggcagagaggagagggtgaCGGTCAGAAAGATGAGAGAGAGCCGGTGCGGATGCAGGATGCAGCAGAGAGCATCCGCAGCATCCGCAGCCATCATGCTGAATGAACTACTGAAGGGCATGGGAGAATTGGGTCACGTGGTTTGCGGATGGGATGGATGGAGCAGCTGGATGGCCATATCCATGAAGACTAGAATGGGTGAGCTATGTTAGGATGAAAGAAAATTTCAGGAATtcagagagtgagtgagtgagtgagagagagagagagagagagagagagagagagagagagagagagagagagagaggagggggcaCCAGAGTCCTTAAATATACATGACACACCGTGACGTAGGCCTGTCTTATTTGCTTTCTGCCACTTTCTAAAAATAGATGGCAGGAAATGCCCAATCATGAATGGTTAATGTGATACACACGCAATCATACAACACTTCCAACTGCAGATAACCTTAGGCATCATTTTAGACATGTGTTCtacaaatatcaaataatatttgataattGTAGAATACCGACtgacacaaaaatacatacatgcGCTATTTGGAAGTTCTCTTCAAGTATAATTGGATTTTGTTGAGTTCTGGGCACAAAGTCTTCagagaatgtgtgtctgtgtgtgtgtgtgtcaagttaGGGAGTCGTAAAATATTAGACATCTAAATTGCGTCCTCGTTGTTATTTTGAAGTCTCCACCAGATGGCAGTATTATCACCTTTTTCAGTACACCCTCCTTTGAAAAGAACAGTATATTTGGAAAGCCATAGATAGGATAACGtgcttgatttttttccctgtgcTCTAGGCCTacaaaaaacagctttatttcTAGAATTTGCATCCCTTAATAAAATAACTGTTTTAGGGTGTTTTTAAGattgtttttggcatttttgtcttttattggaCAACAGTCAGCAGTGTCAGGAAACAAGGGAAGAGATGATATGCAACTAAGGTCGGCTGGAATCGAATTATAAATAGTATAGCATTTATAAAGATAATTAATAGCCTATTGATTATAATCgttattttttcattgcatgTCCGTAAACTGATCAACTGCTCTTGAATAAACAGTGAAACTTTCCTTCCTGCTGATTTAGGAGGCAACAATTAACAGAAGGTGAGAACAGCAACTCGCCAAATCTTAAACACGTCAACACTCTGTTTTCCATCAGCCACACATCCACCACAACCTTTGAAGAAAAGTACTTTGCACGCACAAAAACGCCTGTTACATGCTATGTTGACTCCCAGACTATCTGAGGACCACCAGTGAAATCATGATTAATCTActttaatttcacttttttctttattatcattttattagcAGATAATATAAGAATTCCCCTCCATCACTTTGCTTTCATCGGGCTTTAACgtcttagtttagtttactgcGGACGAAATATAATATGTCCTTATAAACTTGTTTGTCAATATTGTCTAAAATGTTTAAGAAATCcatcttttttaaaatcccGGCAGAGAATCAAACTTAATTCTTATCAAATCTGCACTTTATTTCGCATTTTAATAGGATACTATTTCTGCCAACAAAAGAACTTTTTCGGTGGCAAATACTGTGTCGatgtaataataatcatattaaCAGAAACACATAGGTTCATGACTTCGTAAAActtgtttaaagaaaaagtgatttcctaACAAAAGTCACTCCGCTCCACGACGTCCTGcagaacatttctacatgtTTGGTCAAACTTCTTTCTGCTTAGGGAGTTTCTTTTAAAAACCTTCTCAGGATTTTAATTTCTATAACCAGGTAGGTAACTTCTGAAATTAATCATATATTATTCTCAGCTTGAGTTCATCATCTGTGTATGAGCCAATTCATTGGCACAATCAGAATCTGTTCCCGTTGTTGGCCTGTAATTATTACGggacatatattatataataatcgGACATAAAAAACTATGCGCAGGGAGGCCTACTGAAATTGTAACGGTCATCTTTTCTTAAACTAAATATCCTTGAATGTTACGTAAAGGCAAATAGCTCAAAAGTTCACATATAAATTCAACAGTTAGTGGTT
This portion of the Scomber japonicus isolate fScoJap1 chromosome 14, fScoJap1.pri, whole genome shotgun sequence genome encodes:
- the LOC128372643 gene encoding metal transporter CNNM1, translating into MPFSSSFSMMAADAADALCCILHPHRLSLIFLTVTLSSLPAPTAALLGVRPEDTQSGELSVQDGILRATEGTRFMLRVYYSVSPATEHPNNLNISGRPDAAPAAPWIAFIEETGGDSGDTDRRLRSRGNPCEEENARSSDIELLGSFKSTSSHNSVLVELLAKDLRRGEVIKYYSMCAFDGVKWEHFSTRDFWLAVVERPPEADVWLQAGVSVLLLGLSALCSGLNISMLALDPVELRVLQNSGTDKEQKYARKIESVRKHGNYILCTVVLGNVLTNTCFVVWMCQILGMTALSTASCTLGIFFIGEILPHSVASRHSLAIASKTLCATRLLMLVFFPIAYPVSKILDIMLHQEISSFYTREKLVAMLRVTDPYHDLVKEELNIIQGALELRTKTVEDVLTPLSDCYMLSSDAVLDFCTMSDVMQSGFTRIPVYENERSNIVDILFVKDLAFVDPDDCTPLKTITQFYKHPMHCVFNDTKLDVMLEEFKRGKSHLAVVQRVNSEGEGDPFYEVLGIVTLEDVIEEIIKSEIVDETDLYTDNRTKRRVSHHERKQQDFSIFKLAENELKVKISPQLLLATHRFLATEVEPFRPCHLSEKILLRLIKHPSVVQELKFNPKNKHAPQHYLFQRNKPVDYFVLILQGRVEVEIGKEALRFENGAFSYYGMPALIPPLPIGHRYSSRGSGLNQSDSLLSGGSMGQLSTGGGVYLPDYSVRQLTDLQIIKITRNHYQNALTATRMDSSPQTPDPVDPDTKGRPPVTEARSHSIALPLTHTHTRLGLARLAHLHPHGGLCNTSQLNERNRIVRSKSDGQRSPNDTVFLRMDEIPYIHEDRPESYGENDVPTESQPSTSPLISSLSLSSSEENIGKKLLRKLSNKRRKKSRDGDKSLEEGSEQPPVTS